A part of Silvimonas soli genomic DNA contains:
- a CDS encoding class I SAM-dependent methyltransferase codes for MPSFSFRRFAPALLLLACVLPPLAQADAALDQIIAGPQRSEAHRARDVYRHPAETLNFFGLKPDQTVVEIWPGGGWYTEILAPYLREHGRYYAAQVAPSDNAERNGEIDAFEAKLASDHELYRNVAVETLSPPQFTDIRPAGGADLIVTFRNIHNWLKDGTAQDSFKAFYTALKSGGILGVEEHRAAPGTSLEQMIKTGYVTEELVIKLAKDAGFVLAAKAEINANPKDTKDYPKGVWTLPPGYAAGALDHERYQAIGESDRMTLKFIKPGAIAK; via the coding sequence GTGCCCAGCTTCAGTTTTCGACGTTTTGCCCCGGCCCTGCTGTTGCTGGCCTGCGTGTTGCCACCATTAGCCCAAGCCGATGCAGCGCTGGACCAGATCATTGCCGGGCCGCAGCGCAGTGAAGCGCACCGCGCTCGCGATGTGTACCGCCACCCAGCTGAAACACTCAATTTCTTTGGGCTGAAACCCGATCAAACCGTGGTGGAAATCTGGCCCGGCGGCGGTTGGTATACCGAGATTCTGGCGCCGTATCTGCGCGAACATGGCCGTTATTACGCCGCGCAAGTCGCACCTTCGGACAATGCGGAACGCAATGGCGAAATTGACGCGTTTGAAGCCAAGCTGGCCAGCGACCATGAGCTTTATCGGAATGTGGCGGTGGAAACGCTTTCCCCACCGCAATTCACCGATATTCGCCCGGCAGGCGGCGCCGATCTGATCGTGACGTTTCGCAATATCCATAACTGGCTGAAAGACGGCACCGCGCAAGACAGCTTCAAGGCGTTTTATACCGCGCTCAAATCCGGCGGGATCTTGGGCGTAGAAGAACACCGCGCAGCACCAGGTACCAGCCTGGAACAGATGATCAAAACCGGCTACGTAACTGAGGAACTGGTGATCAAGCTGGCGAAAGACGCCGGTTTTGTCTTGGCCGCCAAAGCCGAAATCAACGCCAATCCCAAAGACACCAAGGATTATCCCAAAGGCGTTTGGACTCTGCCGCCCGGTTATGCCGCAGGGGCGCTGGATCATGAGCGCTATCAGGCCATCGGTGAATCTGACCGCATGACGCTCAAGTTCATCAAACCGGGCGCAATTGCCAAGTAA
- a CDS encoding carbohydrate-binding protein, with product MNKPQLRRLARLCALTFSVSLPLLATATESYAATPTPTACYATWNANTAYVGGATVSYNGVNYKANWWTQGNNPATSNGVIGTGQPWTIVGSCGATPTPTPTPTPTPTPTPTPTPVPTPTPTPTPAPTPTPTPVPTPTPTPTPTPTPTPSSVTTTGTINFHLLLGAGTAQDSMTLDGDNYTDLIMSNIIAGVMYGHLVNEYYPGIQYNKDYMYGSILGQLLQENLETQVYKNTSNLIDPSPDQQAVMGNGQGGPYQINNYAADMVSGSYTPGGHSLINYIALQKSIGYTMATASTQYKQVTPPSFNDKYYGPMLTGYFHYNDFVALIVTGTGTGGWTTPWQPAFNNALVNFKSLPNNFFEVLLNVAYNQGYYGTLMSSYSTLGASATPATVTSVNDWSSVWGKSDTYQQYPYQVRYYLNQFYDLPIPTTSATTLVTPQNHVAFNMTTLGSVFSNVFTTLSYVNSSGVGAFIPAASAQAAFNTALAQNSVPAGTTLDLSNTANRAQIFAILEDAIANLEMSLGVQFNATTTAQI from the coding sequence ATGAACAAACCGCAACTGCGCCGTTTGGCGCGCCTGTGCGCGCTGACGTTTAGCGTGTCCCTGCCGCTGTTGGCAACGGCAACCGAAAGTTACGCCGCTACCCCCACCCCAACCGCGTGTTACGCCACCTGGAATGCAAACACTGCATACGTGGGAGGCGCCACCGTGAGCTACAACGGGGTGAATTACAAAGCCAACTGGTGGACGCAGGGCAACAATCCTGCCACCAGCAATGGCGTCATTGGCACCGGCCAGCCATGGACGATTGTAGGCAGCTGCGGCGCGACGCCGACTCCTACGCCGACTCCTACGCCGACTCCTACGCCAACCCCAACACCTACTCCGGTGCCAACGCCAACTCCGACTCCGACCCCGGCACCTACCCCAACGCCAACGCCAGTACCGACGCCGACACCGACACCGACACCGACGCCGACGCCGACGCCGTCGTCGGTCACCACCACCGGCACTATCAATTTCCACTTGCTGCTGGGCGCGGGTACGGCACAAGACAGCATGACGCTGGATGGGGATAACTACACCGACCTGATCATGTCCAACATCATCGCCGGTGTGATGTATGGCCATCTGGTGAACGAGTATTACCCTGGCATTCAGTACAACAAGGACTATATGTACGGCTCGATATTGGGCCAGTTGCTGCAGGAAAACCTGGAAACGCAGGTGTACAAGAACACCAGCAATCTGATTGATCCGTCACCAGATCAGCAAGCCGTGATGGGCAATGGTCAAGGCGGCCCATACCAGATCAACAACTACGCGGCCGATATGGTGTCTGGCAGCTACACGCCAGGCGGTCACTCGCTGATCAACTATATTGCCCTGCAAAAGAGCATTGGTTACACCATGGCTACTGCTTCTACGCAGTACAAACAGGTGACACCGCCGTCGTTCAACGACAAATACTACGGTCCGATGCTGACCGGGTATTTCCACTACAACGACTTCGTGGCGTTGATTGTGACTGGCACCGGCACCGGTGGCTGGACCACGCCGTGGCAACCGGCGTTTAACAACGCGCTGGTCAACTTCAAGAGCTTGCCGAACAACTTCTTCGAAGTCTTGCTGAACGTGGCCTATAACCAGGGTTATTACGGCACGCTGATGTCCAGCTACAGCACGCTGGGCGCTTCGGCCACACCGGCGACGGTCACCAGCGTGAATGACTGGAGTTCGGTCTGGGGCAAGTCGGATACGTACCAACAGTATCCGTACCAGGTGCGTTACTACCTGAACCAGTTCTACGATCTGCCGATCCCGACCACCAGCGCCACCACGCTGGTTACGCCGCAAAATCATGTGGCTTTCAACATGACCACGCTGGGTAGCGTGTTCAGCAACGTGTTCACCACGCTGTCTTATGTGAACAGCTCGGGCGTGGGTGCGTTTATCCCGGCGGCATCGGCACAGGCCGCGTTCAACACCGCATTGGCGCAGAACAGCGTACCGGCGGGCACCACGCTGGATTTGAGCAACACCGCCAACCGGGCGCAGATTTTTGCGATTCTGGAAGACGCCATTGCCAATCTGGAAATGAGCCTGGGCGTGCAATTTAACGCCACCACCACCGCGCAAATCTGA
- a CDS encoding 8-oxoguanine deaminase yields MAKTLLNHIHTLVTMDDQRRELTDAAVLVHDNQIVRVGSAADLANEVVDHTVDMTDHLVLPGLINTHHHMYQSLTRAIPAAQNCELFDWLKALYPIWAGLTPEMIRISTQTAMAELMLSGCTTASDHLYIYPNGCRLDDAIEAAQQIGMRFHASRGAMSLGESKGGLPPDRVVEDEAFILRDTQRLIEQWHDASRFAMTRVVVAPCSPFSVTTDLMRESADLARAYGVSLHTHLAENHKDIAFSQEVFGKTPTEYVEDLGWIGHDVWHAHCVQLDQHGIDLFARSGTGVAHCPCSNMRLASGVAPIRQMLDAGVKVGLGVDGSASNDGGHMLNEARQALLLQRVHHCRPDVLSAREALEMATRGGAAVLNRDDIGQIRPGFAADLIAFDLNTLSFAGGLHDPVAALLLCASSDVSFSMINGQAVIVDGQLQTLELPTLIGRHNALARQLANGDTRR; encoded by the coding sequence ATGGCCAAAACGCTGCTGAACCACATCCACACTCTGGTCACCATGGACGACCAGCGCCGCGAGCTGACCGACGCCGCCGTGCTGGTGCATGACAACCAGATCGTGCGCGTCGGCAGCGCCGCCGATCTGGCCAATGAAGTGGTCGATCACACCGTTGATATGACTGACCATCTGGTGCTGCCGGGTTTGATCAACACGCATCACCACATGTACCAGTCGCTCACCCGCGCCATTCCGGCGGCGCAAAATTGCGAGTTGTTCGACTGGCTCAAAGCGCTTTACCCGATCTGGGCCGGGCTCACGCCGGAGATGATCCGCATCTCTACCCAGACCGCGATGGCCGAATTGATGCTGTCGGGCTGCACCACGGCCAGCGATCATCTTTATATCTACCCCAACGGTTGCCGCCTGGATGACGCCATCGAAGCCGCACAGCAGATTGGCATGCGTTTTCATGCTAGCCGTGGTGCCATGAGTCTGGGCGAGAGCAAAGGCGGTCTGCCGCCGGATCGCGTGGTGGAAGACGAAGCGTTTATCCTGCGCGATACCCAACGCTTGATTGAGCAGTGGCATGACGCCAGCCGTTTTGCCATGACCCGCGTGGTGGTGGCGCCATGCTCGCCGTTCTCGGTCACCACCGACCTGATGCGTGAATCAGCCGACTTGGCGCGCGCGTATGGCGTGAGCCTGCATACGCACCTGGCAGAGAACCACAAAGACATCGCTTTCTCGCAAGAAGTGTTCGGCAAGACGCCGACGGAATATGTTGAGGACTTGGGCTGGATCGGTCATGACGTCTGGCATGCTCATTGCGTGCAACTGGACCAACACGGTATCGACCTCTTTGCTCGTAGCGGCACCGGCGTGGCGCATTGCCCATGTTCCAATATGCGACTGGCCTCGGGTGTGGCACCGATCCGGCAAATGCTCGATGCCGGAGTCAAGGTCGGACTTGGTGTGGATGGCAGCGCTTCCAACGACGGCGGCCATATGCTGAACGAAGCGCGCCAGGCTTTGTTATTGCAGCGCGTGCATCACTGCCGCCCGGATGTTCTCAGCGCACGCGAGGCGCTGGAAATGGCCACTCGCGGCGGCGCGGCGGTGCTGAATCGCGATGATATCGGCCAGATTCGCCCCGGCTTTGCCGCAGATTTGATCGCGTTTGACCTGAACACGCTGTCCTTTGCCGGCGGCTTGCATGATCCGGTTGCGGCCTTGTTGCTGTGCGCATCGTCCGACGTCAGTTTCAGCATGATCAATGGGCAAGCAGTGATCGTAGACGGACAGCTGCAAACGCTGGAACTCCCTACCCTGATTGGGCGTCACAACGCTTTGGCCCGGCAATTGGCCAATGGTGACACCCGCCGTTAA
- a CDS encoding Gfo/Idh/MocA family protein, translating into MSMGNQIAAPTGQRLRVGIVGLGIGRKHIQGWREHPQVDVVAIADPDAARLAAVGDEFAIAGRFATAEEMFATGELDVVSICTPNKFHKALTLAALAAGCHVLCEKPMAMSAAEGREMLAAAERTGKRLMINFSYRFSAQSRALKAQVDAGVFGEFYFGRSVWHRRRGMPGFGGWFGTKALSGGGPLIDLGVHRLDLALWLMGYPKPVWVMGNTYNPIAGELARQSGKTFDVEDLATAFIRFDNGATLALEASWAANIKEADLMETRLLGTKAGLLQQNVNEGYTFDAHIFTEQHGAQLDIHVHPPVGEANSGMYEYAAAILANRPHPASGEEGLIVMELLDAIYASARSGEPVKIG; encoded by the coding sequence ATGAGTATGGGTAATCAAATAGCGGCGCCGACCGGTCAACGTTTGCGGGTGGGGATTGTGGGGCTGGGTATCGGGCGCAAACACATCCAGGGCTGGCGCGAGCATCCGCAGGTTGACGTCGTCGCCATTGCCGATCCGGATGCTGCGCGGCTGGCAGCCGTTGGCGACGAATTCGCCATTGCCGGGCGCTTTGCAACTGCCGAAGAAATGTTTGCAACGGGCGAGCTGGACGTGGTCAGCATCTGCACGCCTAACAAGTTTCATAAAGCATTGACGCTGGCGGCATTGGCTGCCGGTTGCCACGTGTTGTGTGAAAAGCCAATGGCAATGAGTGCGGCGGAAGGGCGCGAAATGTTGGCCGCTGCCGAACGTACGGGCAAGCGGCTGATGATCAACTTCAGCTACCGCTTCAGTGCGCAATCCAGAGCGCTCAAGGCACAGGTGGACGCAGGCGTATTTGGTGAGTTCTACTTTGGCCGCAGCGTCTGGCATCGCCGTCGTGGCATGCCGGGCTTTGGTGGCTGGTTTGGCACCAAGGCGCTATCGGGCGGTGGGCCGCTTATCGACTTGGGCGTGCATCGGCTGGACCTGGCTCTGTGGCTGATGGGTTATCCCAAGCCCGTTTGGGTGATGGGCAATACCTACAATCCCATTGCCGGTGAACTGGCGCGCCAATCGGGCAAGACCTTTGATGTGGAAGACCTGGCCACGGCGTTTATCCGCTTTGATAACGGCGCCACGCTGGCGCTGGAGGCATCGTGGGCGGCCAATATCAAAGAGGCTGACCTGATGGAAACGCGCTTGCTGGGCACCAAAGCTGGTCTGCTGCAGCAGAACGTGAACGAAGGCTACACGTTTGACGCGCACATCTTTACCGAGCAACACGGCGCGCAACTGGATATCCACGTGCATCCACCGGTTGGGGAAGCCAATTCCGGCATGTATGAATATGCGGCGGCCATTCTGGCCAATCGGCCACATCCGGCAAGTGGGGAAGAAGGTTTGATTGTGATGGAATTGCTGGATGCCATTTACGCCAGTGCGCGTTCTGGCGAACCAGTCAAAATTGGCTGA
- a CDS encoding DUF427 domain-containing protein produces MKAIWNDVVIAESDDTVVVEGNHYFPAGALDHSLVIPSNTHTICPWKGEASYYTLSVNGKLNPDAVWYYPEPKDAAKSILNRVAFWKGVRVEP; encoded by the coding sequence ATGAAAGCAATCTGGAACGATGTCGTCATTGCTGAAAGTGACGATACCGTAGTGGTCGAAGGCAATCATTACTTTCCCGCCGGCGCGCTGGACCACTCGCTCGTCATCCCGAGTAACACGCACACCATTTGCCCATGGAAAGGCGAAGCCAGTTATTACACGCTATCGGTAAACGGCAAGCTCAACCCCGATGCTGTCTGGTATTACCCGGAGCCCAAAGACGCGGCCAAATCCATTCTCAATCGCGTGGCGTTCTGGAAAGGTGTACGGGTCGAACCGTAA
- a CDS encoding OmpA family protein, translating to MFSEDQDQNAGVAIALAVALIVAGSAAWYTVRGGSAPKPMAANVASAVAVAPQNGQLALGQVQLTQAAGVLTLTGIVPDEKTHQRLLKPARVLWGEDKVVDHITVSADAAPLWWLARPVDILARLRQLADFDLKLGDGVIALNGTAGSEPLKQAILSGLPGWFVKDASVKANLTVNAQAGVAALAPSNALLEETIEFATGSAQIPGTAQARLVVVADLLKDDGRNILITGHTDNTGDATANKTLSLARANSVVVFLVAHGVTAGNLHAQGAGQDQPIADNGSEEGRAHNRRIEFSVQ from the coding sequence ATGTTTTCTGAAGATCAGGATCAAAACGCCGGAGTCGCCATCGCTTTGGCAGTGGCGTTAATCGTTGCGGGCAGCGCCGCCTGGTACACCGTGCGCGGCGGCAGTGCGCCCAAGCCCATGGCCGCCAATGTGGCGTCAGCGGTAGCGGTCGCACCACAAAACGGGCAATTGGCGCTCGGTCAGGTGCAACTGACCCAGGCCGCTGGCGTCCTCACGCTCACCGGTATCGTGCCCGACGAAAAAACACATCAGCGCTTGCTCAAACCAGCCCGCGTGCTGTGGGGCGAAGACAAAGTGGTCGATCACATCACCGTGAGCGCAGATGCCGCACCGCTGTGGTGGCTGGCGCGTCCGGTGGACATCCTGGCGCGCTTGCGCCAGTTGGCGGACTTTGATCTGAAACTGGGCGATGGCGTGATTGCGCTGAATGGCACCGCCGGCAGCGAGCCGCTCAAACAAGCGATTTTGTCCGGATTGCCTGGCTGGTTTGTGAAAGACGCCAGCGTGAAGGCTAATCTGACCGTAAACGCGCAGGCCGGAGTTGCTGCACTGGCTCCATCGAACGCCTTGCTGGAAGAAACCATCGAATTTGCGACTGGCTCGGCGCAAATCCCCGGCACAGCGCAGGCGCGGCTTGTGGTGGTGGCTGATTTGCTCAAGGATGATGGCCGCAACATCCTCATCACCGGGCACACCGACAATACCGGCGATGCCACTGCCAACAAAACGCTGTCACTGGCGCGCGCCAATTCGGTGGTGGTGTTCCTGGTGGCGCATGGCGTAACTGCCGGCAATTTGCATGCGCAAGGAGCAGGGCAAGATCAGCCCATTGCCGATAACGGCAGCGAAGAAGGCCGTGCCCATAACCGGCGGATCGAGTTCAGCGTGCAGTAG
- a CDS encoding lipocalin family protein translates to MKLIMQVLLCALLLAAAPLLQAAEAVTSVPNVELDRYLGKWYEIGRLPMYWQRKCVSDTTAEYGKGENGKITVTNRCLHEDHKPDVVTGSAVVVPNSGNAQLKVTFFWPISGNYWVIGLDRDYRWALVGTPNRKYLWLLSRTPVLTQADTDAALQIAHREGYDMSQWIVTPHSQP, encoded by the coding sequence ATGAAGCTGATCATGCAAGTTCTGCTGTGTGCGCTGCTGCTGGCCGCCGCGCCTTTACTACAAGCCGCTGAAGCCGTGACCAGCGTGCCCAATGTCGAACTGGATCGCTACCTGGGCAAATGGTATGAGATCGGCCGTCTGCCGATGTACTGGCAGCGTAAATGTGTTTCGGACACGACCGCTGAATATGGCAAAGGTGAAAACGGCAAGATCACCGTCACCAATCGGTGCCTGCACGAAGATCACAAACCGGACGTCGTGACCGGTAGCGCTGTGGTAGTACCCAACAGCGGCAACGCTCAGCTGAAAGTCACTTTTTTCTGGCCGATCTCTGGCAATTATTGGGTGATCGGGCTGGATCGGGATTACCGCTGGGCGCTGGTCGGCACACCCAATCGCAAATATCTGTGGCTGCTGTCGCGCACGCCGGTGCTGACGCAAGCCGATACCGATGCCGCGCTGCAAATTGCCCATCGCGAAGGCTATGACATGTCCCAATGGATCGTCACACCGCACAGCCAGCCCTGA